The Acetomicrobium flavidum genome window below encodes:
- a CDS encoding cytosine permease: MQEREELILNPVPQEERTGWRAPLFNILGCNIAISELMVGGALIAGMTFKDMAIASVIGNLLLVVILSIQGYIGYKEGLNTYILAKGAFGNVGGKWIISLILGITSFGWFGVQAGVAGLSIQKIFPSFNFTITTIVIGLLMVIVATYGFKTMAVFNYIAIPPLIILLTWGLIKTVGINNIDTIKSYIPSQHISLKEGINMVVGLIIVGAVISPDYLRYAKRTLDIFMVGFIGFAIISIFQQIAAGIIAMQAPTWDITEVLAQLGFNWIAFAILLLAAWSTNLSNAYSGGLALKNLFPNINRSTLTFIAGLIGTTIAALGIVFKFQSFLGFLSMMIPSIAGVMWVEYYIIQGRQFRVREGINVPAFLAWLLGFLISYLSTKYQYGLPPINGIVSASILYLVFARLFHLAEK, from the coding sequence GTGCAGGAAAGAGAAGAGCTTATCCTCAACCCAGTTCCACAAGAAGAACGCACAGGATGGAGGGCTCCGCTTTTTAATATACTAGGTTGTAACATAGCCATTTCAGAACTAATGGTTGGCGGAGCACTTATAGCGGGTATGACTTTCAAGGATATGGCTATAGCTTCAGTCATCGGCAATCTTTTGTTGGTAGTTATATTGTCCATCCAAGGATATATAGGATACAAGGAAGGGCTTAACACTTACATCCTTGCAAAAGGGGCCTTTGGCAATGTGGGAGGCAAATGGATCATTTCCTTGATCTTAGGAATTACGAGCTTTGGTTGGTTTGGAGTCCAAGCTGGAGTAGCCGGGTTGTCGATCCAAAAGATTTTTCCAAGCTTTAATTTCACCATTACAACTATCGTAATAGGACTGTTGATGGTAATCGTGGCTACGTATGGGTTTAAAACTATGGCGGTCTTCAATTATATAGCAATACCGCCATTGATTATTTTGCTCACATGGGGGTTGATCAAAACTGTAGGAATTAATAACATTGATACCATCAAATCTTACATACCTTCTCAACACATCAGCTTAAAAGAAGGTATCAATATGGTCGTAGGATTAATTATAGTTGGTGCAGTGATATCTCCAGATTACCTTCGCTATGCTAAAAGGACTTTAGATATTTTCATGGTAGGATTTATCGGTTTTGCCATCATATCCATTTTCCAACAGATTGCAGCAGGCATCATTGCAATGCAAGCGCCGACATGGGATATAACGGAAGTACTTGCACAGCTTGGTTTCAACTGGATTGCCTTTGCAATACTACTGTTGGCTGCTTGGTCGACAAATTTATCAAATGCTTACTCCGGCGGTTTGGCACTTAAAAACTTATTTCCGAATATAAACAGATCTACATTGACATTCATCGCGGGATTGATAGGAACAACAATAGCAGCTTTAGGTATTGTATTTAAATTTCAAAGCTTTCTTGGATTCTTAAGCATGATGATACCCTCAATCGCCGGTGTAATGTGGGTCGAGTACTACATTATCCAAGGAAGGCAGTTTAGGGTCCGCGAGGGCATTAATGTTCCAGCGTTCCTTGCTTGGTTGCTAGGGTTTTTGATATCTTACCTTTCGACAAAATATCAATACGGTTTACCACCGATAAACGGCATCGTAAGCGCAAGCATTTTATATCTTGTTTTTGCCCGCTTGTTTCATCTTGCTGAAAAATAA
- a CDS encoding nitrilase-related carbon-nitrogen hydrolase has product MSRIVNIGIVQMDSKLGDVPYNIDHAKSLIDIAVKAGANIICLPELFATGYNLSVLKDNVVKLSIQYYEQICQEISDIAKHNKVYIIAPFGEKGEVSGVVYNSALLFDDEGKMMGSFAKTHLWTLERLYFKEGSRYPVFETKYGKIGIMICYDAGFPEACRSLCLKGAEIVFVPAAWRKQDKDMWDLNLRQRSLENLLFTVGVNRVGVEEDLRLFGGSKICNPRSEVICELPIDKEDITVFSIDLDEVVDQRIQIPYLRDRKPWLYTKLVEM; this is encoded by the coding sequence ATGTCAAGGATAGTGAATATCGGGATCGTCCAGATGGATTCAAAACTAGGAGATGTGCCATACAATATCGATCATGCCAAAAGTTTGATTGATATTGCCGTAAAGGCAGGCGCAAACATAATATGTTTGCCAGAGCTTTTTGCTACTGGATATAATTTAAGCGTTCTTAAAGACAACGTTGTGAAGTTAAGCATTCAATATTACGAACAAATTTGCCAAGAAATTTCAGATATTGCCAAACACAATAAGGTTTACATAATCGCCCCCTTCGGTGAAAAAGGAGAGGTTTCAGGAGTAGTATATAATTCTGCCTTACTATTTGACGACGAAGGAAAGATGATGGGAAGCTTTGCGAAGACACACCTTTGGACACTGGAGCGATTGTATTTTAAAGAAGGATCAAGATATCCCGTTTTTGAAACGAAATACGGCAAAATCGGCATAATGATATGTTACGATGCCGGCTTTCCGGAGGCATGCAGGAGTTTATGCTTAAAAGGAGCTGAAATTGTCTTCGTACCGGCAGCATGGAGAAAACAGGACAAAGATATGTGGGATCTGAACCTTCGGCAAAGATCCCTCGAAAACCTCTTATTCACAGTTGGCGTCAACAGAGTAGGAGTAGAGGAGGATTTACGCTTATTTGGGGGCAGCAAAATATGTAACCCTAGGAGTGAAGTAATATGCGAGTTGCCTATCGACAAGGAAGATATCACGGTTTTTAGCATCGATTTAGACGAAGTAGTTGACCAAAGAATCCAAATACCGTATCTGAGGGACAGGAAGCCATGGCTATACACAAAACTTGTTGAAATGTAA
- a CDS encoding PucR family transcriptional regulator, which yields MISVNEMLKLPVLSGSSILAGQSGLNRKIKYLDILEVPDAENWLVSYEFILTTAFAFKDNEDGLSKLVEVGAKRNLAGFGIKLGRFINSLPASVIEAANRYSMPIIGLPINVPYIQIIKDVMFEIIKSEESLKRSLAKSDVFIQLLEGDVQTAVEELGSYGWERGTPVRIGVLTSSVGFNFNNDDIALLRHVLLRADLEFILAPRHEDLVILLRDLPVETIKEVVEFLKGQLKGKDLLLGLSEPRPLGKCIKHSLNEAQVASQLGKVLGYKIGVIPFSQIKMLSIILEHPQLGEIISTASHMLSPILDHDANQGTELFKTLKVFLESGKNQQIASSLLQIHRNTLRYRLGQIEELLGDQLLDSKSNSILQLAIFFHSVYQHKADV from the coding sequence ATGATTTCAGTGAATGAAATGTTGAAGTTACCAGTTCTCTCAGGATCCTCTATTTTAGCAGGGCAAAGTGGTCTCAACAGGAAAATAAAATACCTAGATATACTGGAGGTACCTGATGCCGAAAATTGGCTTGTTTCCTATGAATTTATTCTTACCACTGCCTTTGCCTTTAAGGACAATGAAGATGGATTGAGTAAGCTTGTCGAAGTGGGTGCAAAGCGAAATTTAGCTGGATTCGGAATAAAACTGGGGCGTTTTATAAACTCCCTTCCAGCTTCTGTAATCGAAGCTGCAAATCGCTATTCCATGCCCATTATTGGCCTACCGATCAATGTACCTTATATACAAATTATAAAAGATGTAATGTTTGAGATTATAAAATCGGAAGAAAGCCTGAAAAGAAGCTTGGCCAAAAGTGATGTTTTCATTCAACTTTTAGAGGGTGATGTACAAACTGCAGTTGAAGAACTTGGATCGTATGGATGGGAAAGGGGCACTCCTGTGCGTATCGGTGTTTTGACTTCCTCTGTCGGATTTAATTTTAATAATGATGATATCGCTCTTTTGCGGCATGTCCTATTAAGGGCTGATCTCGAATTTATCCTCGCTCCTCGCCATGAAGATCTAGTAATTCTTCTTAGAGATTTACCCGTAGAAACAATTAAGGAAGTAGTTGAATTTTTAAAAGGTCAACTTAAAGGTAAGGATTTATTGCTTGGATTAAGCGAGCCACGTCCTCTTGGCAAGTGCATAAAACATTCTTTGAACGAGGCACAAGTGGCATCTCAGCTTGGCAAAGTCTTAGGTTACAAGATTGGAGTTATACCCTTTTCCCAGATAAAGATGCTTTCAATAATTCTCGAACACCCGCAACTTGGGGAAATAATTTCGACCGCATCTCATATGCTTTCCCCTATCTTGGATCACGATGCCAACCAGGGAACAGAACTTTTTAAAACTTTGAAGGTCTTTCTGGAGTCCGGTAAAAATCAACAGATTGCGTCATCCCTCCTCCAAATCCATAGAAATACGCTAAGGTATCGTCTAGGGCAGATTGAAGAATTGTTAGGCGATCAACTGCTTGATAGCAAGAGCAACTCTATTTTGCAGCTTGCCATATTTTTCCATTCTGTATATCAACACAAAGCGGATGTTTAA